From one Chanodichthys erythropterus isolate Z2021 chromosome 3, ASM2448905v1, whole genome shotgun sequence genomic stretch:
- the LOC137007230 gene encoding caprin-2-like, whose translation MKALVCILLLLETFVFVVQQQVDGGLSENEISQQISSEDGRQNPPQTDTLRAEASTDSQQYCDLGIPDIHAALRELTATVTEQKANIRELTATVTEQKGHIRALEMQLREELNKKTNEISNLTHSQVGELRKEIRDREIAFSATLMKSGGGNIGPFTTEITVTYRNVFTNIGNAYNPVTGVFTAPLKGAYMFKISIYDHASQSNPSTVSLMKNEEKVVVAHAHQAQYVVNSSKGVVLILEVGDVVYVRLWSGRRIYDDHNNLNVFSGYLLFPLRG comes from the exons ATGAAGGCTTTAGTATGTATACTGCTGCTGTTGGAAACCTTTGTGTTTGTCGTCCAGCAGCAGGTAGATGGAGGACTCAGTGAGAATGAGATCAGTCAACAGATCAGCTCTGAGGACGGAAGACAGAATCCACCTCAAACAGACACTTTGAGAGCTGAAGCTTCAACTGACAGCCAACAGTACTGTGATCTGGGCATCCCTGACATCCATGCAGCACtgagagaactgaccgccaccgttacagagcagaaagcaaacatcagagaactgaccgccaccgttacagagcagaaaggacACATCAGAGCTTTAGAGATGCAACTGAGGGAAGAGCTGAACAAGAAAACTAATG AAATTTCAAATCTTACTCACAGTCAAGTGGGGGAGTTGAGAAAGGAAATTAGAG acagagagatagcGTTTTCAGCCACACTGATGAAATCTGGAGGTGGAAATATTGGTCCTTTTACCACTGAAATCACAGTAACCTACAGGAACGTCTTCACAAATATAGGGAACGCCTACAACCCAGTTACAG GTGTTTTCACAGCCCCACTGAAAGGAGCATACATGTTCAAAATCTCTATCTATGATCATGCTAGTCAATCAAATCCATCAACGGTCTCCCTTATGAAGAATGAAGAGAAGGTGGTTGTAGCACATGCTCATCAGGCTCAGTATGTGGTAAACTCCTCAAAAGGAGTTGTGTTGATCCTGGAGGTTGGAGATGTCGTCTATGTCAGACTTTGGTCAGGCAGGAGGATATACGATGACCATAATAATCTTAACGTTTTCAGTGGTTACCTACTGTTTCCCTTAAGAGGATAG